The Lycium ferocissimum isolate CSIRO_LF1 chromosome 1, AGI_CSIRO_Lferr_CH_V1, whole genome shotgun sequence genome includes a region encoding these proteins:
- the LOC132059405 gene encoding 21 kDa protein-like, translated as MANLSLHFLLIFLSFHSIIATITESVTTQNQDNAKFMKLSDSVTAQNPDATNFIKISCKKCLYPTICVQSLSTYANTIQLNKQQLAHAALSVSLSKARIASTYISMVTRMKGLKPRELQAAKDCSNTMNDSVYQLSRSIPELGQSGKLTSRRDEFTWHVSNVQTWISAALTDENTCLDMFNNPSMDGKIKDSVRARVFAAAQVTSNALALVYQFAEKQL; from the coding sequence ATGGCCAACCTCAGTCTTCACTTCTTGCTAATTTTCTTGTCCTTCCATTCTATTATCGCAACCATTACTgagtctgtcacgacccaaaatcaaGATAACGCAAAGTTCATGAAACTCTCAGATTCTGTCACGGCCCAAAATCCCGATGCCACAAACTTCATCAAGATCTCATGTAAAAAGTGTTTATACCCTACCATATGCGTTCAATCTCTCTCTACCTACGCAAACACCATTCAACTAAACAAACAACAACTTGCTCATGCAGCATTATCAGTGAGTTTATCAAAAGCCAGAATTGCTTCAACATACATTTCAATGGTCACAAGAATGAAGGGCCTAAAGCCAAGAGAATTACAAGCTGCTAAAGATTGTTCAAACACCATGAATGACAGTGTTTATCAGCTTAGTCGATCGATCCCTGAGCTAGGGCAAAGTGGTAAATTAACATCAAGAAGAGatgaatttacttggcatgttAGTAATGTTCAAACTTGGATTAGTGCTGCACTTACTGATGAAAATACCTGCCTTGATATGTTTAATAATCCTTCTATGGATGGGAAAATTAAGGATTCTGTTAGGGCTAGGGTTTTTGCTGCTGCACAAGTTACTAGTAATGCACTTGCTTTGGTTTATCAATTTGCAGAGAAACAATTATGA